In the genome of Streptomyces sp. P3, the window AGCCGTGCCTTCCGCGCCGACCCGGCCCGTGGCACCGCGCACCCGTCATCGCGGCGCCGCCCCGAAGGCCCCCGGCCACCGGTCGACCCGGCCGCGTACCGCCCGGCCCTCCTCGGCCTACGACCTGCGCACCGTGTGCGGCTGGGCCCACCAGGTTCCCGCGCCCTCGGGCGCGGCTACCCTCTGTGACTCCCTCGTGCGCTGAACCGAGCCGGGCGGGCCCGGGCAAGCGGCCAGGGGACGACTTGGATTTTCCCCTGCGAGCCGCCGGCCGAGGACGGCGGTCGAACCCGGTTCCCGGGCGTGCCGCCGGTGTGACGGCGAGCGGTGACCGGCGAGCCGGGCCCCCCACGCGACCAGGCGTCCCGCGCCGGTATTCCTGTGCACGGCCGGTGCCGTCGCCGCACACCCGGGACCGCGCGGAATGGCTGCAAAACAGGGGCCGCGGGAGCGGACGAGGGTCGGCTGCCCGGTGTCCGCACGGGCCCGCACCGACGGTCGAACCGTGAGACAGTCGTAGGAGGCGCCGCGGCGGCGAAACGCGGGCGCGCCGGTCCGAGACGGCGGCCACCGCCCGGCACCGTACGCACACGGTGGGGCAGCGGAGGGATCCGTCATGACCGAGGCGAGTGAAGCGATCCGCGCGGACCAAGCGCTAAAGGCGAAACACCGGGCGATGTGGGCGCTGGGTGACTACCCTCTGGTGGCCACGGACGTGATCCCTGATCTGGGTCCGGAGCTCATACGGGGAACCGGCGTGCAGCCGGGTTCGCGCGTGCTCGACGTCGCGGCGGGTTCGGGGAACGCCGCCATCCCGGCCGCTCTCGCGGGAGCCGATGTGGTGGCCGTGGACCTGACACCGGAACTGCTGGAGGCCGGACGGCGGCTCGCCACCGAGCGCGACGTCCGGCTGGACTGGCGCGAGGGCGACGCGGAGGCGTTGCCCTTCGCAGACTCCGAATTCGACGCGGTGGTCTCCTGCGTCGGCGTCATGTTCGCCCCGCACCACCAGCAGGCGGCCGACGAACTGGTCCGCGTGTGCCGGCCGGGCGGCAGCATCGGCCTGGTCAACTGGACCCCGGAAGGGTTCATCGGGCAGATGTTCGCCGCCATGCGGCCGTACGCGCCCCCGCCTCCGCCCGGAGCCCAGCCGCCACCGCTGTGGGGCGACGAGGACCACGTGCGTTCTCTGCTCGGCGACCGCGTGAGTGCCTTCGACGCCCGCCGCCGGAGGCTGCGCGTCGACCGATTCGCCCGGGCCGAGGAGTTCCGGGAGTTCTTCAAGTCCTGCTACGGCCCGACGCTCGCGGTGTACCGGGCCATCGCCGACGACC includes:
- a CDS encoding class I SAM-dependent methyltransferase, with translation MTEASEAIRADQALKAKHRAMWALGDYPLVATDVIPDLGPELIRGTGVQPGSRVLDVAAGSGNAAIPAALAGADVVAVDLTPELLEAGRRLATERDVRLDWREGDAEALPFADSEFDAVVSCVGVMFAPHHQQAADELVRVCRPGGSIGLVNWTPEGFIGQMFAAMRPYAPPPPPGAQPPPLWGDEDHVRSLLGDRVSAFDARRRRLRVDRFARAEEFREFFKSCYGPTLAVYRAIADDPDKVAALDAALTELAARHLANGTMEWEYLLVTAERTTL